The Candidatus Berkiella aquae sequence TTTTCCTTATTATTTTTATTCCATTTCAAATGCCGGATCTTTATTAGGTCTATTAGGTTATCCCCTTTTTATTGAATCTCTGATTGGTTTAAAAGCACAAGCCACCGTTTGGACATGCCTTTATCTTGGCTATTGTTTTATCTGTTTGCTATGCATGAGCATACTCTTTAAAACCAAACCCCAAGCACTTATTCCCCAGCACGGTGACCCGGTATCTAGTGCTAAAATAGGTCTGTGGCTTTTTCTCAGTTTCTTGAGTAGCGCATTATTACTCGCGGTTACTCAATTTCTCACACAAAATATTATTAATTTGCCTTTGATGTGGGTCATACCACTTGGGCTCTATCTGATTACCTTTATTGTGACTTTCGCACATGCCAAAAGTTATGACCGCAACTTTTGGTTAGCATCCTTTGCTATTTGGCTCGGCCTCACCTTGTGGTTAATCTATAAAGATGTGCTTGTCGGCTATGACGTGGTTTTAATCTTACTAGCACTGCTTTATAGCGCTTGTATGATCTGTCATGGTGAACTCATCCTTCACAAGCCAGATCAATCAGCATTGACTGCTTTTTATCTGATTATTGCCTTAGGCGGCGTCTTAGGTAGTCTTTTTGTCAATATTGTCGCTTATGTTCTACTTGGCAAATGGTGGGACTTTTATATACCACTCCTATTGATTTCGTGCGTTTCGCTCATTCTCATCTATCAGCAATTATCAGGCTCAGAATCTTCTTGGAAGCAGAAAATCTTCGTTCTCGGTGGTATTGCGGCTTTCCTTACTTTAGTCGTCTTTAATATATTAAAACCACAAAATGAAGTTATCGCTGAGAAAAGAAGTTTATATGGTTACATTCGGGTGTTTGATCATATCGAACGCAATGATCAACTGAGTATCAGAGAATTGCGTCATGGTAATACACTTCATGGTATGCAATTCTTAAATCCTCAAAGACAGCAATGGCCCACCACCTATTATACAAGAAACGCGGGTGTCGGTTTGGCCATTGAATATTTGCATGAACATCTACAACGTCCGATCAATATTGCGGTCATTGGTTTAGGAACCGGTACGATTGCAAGTCTTGCCCTACCCAAAGATCATATTGATTTCTATGAAGTAGATGAGAATGTGAATGAATTTGCTCATCGCTATTTTACTTTTCTTAAACAATCTGCAGCAACCACCGATGTCATTGTGGGCGATGCTAGGCTTTCTATGGTTAAAAAACGCTTTGCAAAAGATTTCAAAGCCTATGATTTGATTGTCGCGGATGCTTTCAATGGTGATGCAATACCCTTTCATCTTCTCACTGAAGAGGCTATGTCACTCTATCGTCAATTATTAGCTAAAGATGGCATTATTGCCTTTCATATTTCAAATATATTTATCAATCTCGTGCCCGTTACTTCACAACTGGCGCAAAAACAAGGCTTTGAACATTACTGGCTAAAAAATAACTCCGATCGCAAAATTGGACAAGCGAAATCCGATTGGGTACTTGTCAGTGCTAATCCTGAGCTGGCATCCTGGTTTGCAGCGCATCATATTACACCAGAACGGCCTGATTCTAATTACAAAATTGATTGGACAGACGATAATAATAGTATTTTGCCATTATTAAAAATCAAATTACTCTGATTTTTCATTATCATGATTTTGGAAAGTCTCTAAGAAAATATCTTTTAATCTAGAGTGGAGCTTAATAAACCAATTATAGAGTAAGGCAATTATGATAGTTACCACAATGGATATCATAATTAACAATTCAAGCGGTGGCAGTATACTGATGCTTAATGCAGACACAAATAACATGATACTAATTAATGAGAAAATTGGGATTAATTCTGCAATGATTTTATGCCATTTAAGCTTTAAGCCTGTTTTATCGTCTTTAATATTCAACTCGGTTAAAAGTAAACATAAAAATTTTATTTTACGATAGGCTGCAATCAAAAATGGTAACGAAACAATCAGGGCAAGCGCCCACAAAATCGCTTTTTGGATGTAATGGTTTGAAATAGATAATAGAAAATCACCCCACGGTGTCCCCAGTAAATAGGCAAAGATTAAAAATATCCCCATTACAATAAATAAATTAATAATGATTTGAATTAAATTAAAAAATTTATAACGATCTAAATTAGTGTTTGTTTTGGCATGATGTGCGTTTAGCCAATTTTTATATTTATCAAATGCAGTACTCATAAATTTGGGTACAACAAAAGATATCCCATTGCTAATAGAATCTGAATGCTTAATCAAATAAGGGGTTAGCAACGTTGTTATTGCCGAGACAGAAACTGCAATAGGATATAAAAACGAGCTTGTCACATTTAGGGTAATACCTAATGTGGCGATAATAAATGAGAATTCACCGATTTGCGCCAAGCCTAAACCGACTCTCATTGCTGTTTTACCACTTTTGCCTGTAATTAAAATACCTAGCGAACTACTGATTACCTTTCCTAATATCACAGCGACTGTTATACCAATAATTGGATAAAAATGCGTGATAAATACATTGGGATCAAACATTAAACCAACCGATACAAAGAAAATGGCGCTGAACATGTCTCTTAAAGGCATAATCAATGTTTCGATTACTTGCAATTGGCGTGATTCTGCCATAATAGCGCCAATGATAAAAGCACCTAATGCAACGCTATAGCCTAATTTAATAACCAGTAAACAAAAACCAAAGCAAATGCCAAGAACCGATATCAGTAGCATTTCACGGTTATTGAATTTGGCAATATAGGTAAGCAACCTGGGAATAATTAATATTCCTAAAAATAACGAGACAACCAGAAAAGTCCCAAGCTTACCTAATGTAATAATAAAATCTTCGGCATGCATAGATCCTGTAATTGAAATGGTAGATAACAGCGCTAAAATGGCAATCGCAAAAATATCTTCAAGAATTAAAATACCAAAAATTAACTGTGCAAATTTCTTTTTCTTCATCCCTAACTCTTCTAGCGCTTTTAAAATAATGGTGGTAGATGAAATAGCAAGCATGGCGCCTAAGAAAATTGAATCTGCATGATTCCACTGAAAAAAACGACCTAACCAATACCCCAGCGCTGTCATTAAAATAATTTCAAGGAAGGTAGCAAATGATGCGGCTTTCCCAACTTTGCTTAGTTTGCGCAAATTAAATTCAAGCCCTAGGGAAAACATGAGAAATATTACGCCCAATTCTGCTAGTGTTTGAATCGTATTGTTATCTTGTATGAAAGAAAAGGGAGGCGTATGTGGGCCAACGATCATACCAACAACGATATATCCCAGCACAACAGGTTGACGAAAACGGTGGCACAATATCGTCATCAAACCAGCTATCAGCATGATGACAGCTAAGTCTTGAATAAAAATGAGGGCATTACTATGCAAACATCCACCCTTAGTGCTTAAAAATAATTCATGCTGTTATTTTGAGCTTAGCAACGATTTGTTTTCACAAGCTACTTAACATAGCAAAGGAGCCTGCAAGATAAGTGTAATGACAACAAATATATTGGTTAGTGCAATCTATACTTATTAATTAGTTATAATTCTTCTGGAAGCGAGATTATGCAAACACCACTGAGCATTTTATTGAAGGAAAAATCCAGTAAGGTTCAAACCATCACAGCAAATGATACCTGCTACGATTGCGCAGCCCTTCTTTCCCAGCTTGGCATTGGTGCGCTCCTTGTGATGGAGGGTGACAAGGTGCAAGGCATTATCAGTGAACGTGATTTAATTAATAAACTCGTTAGTAAAAAATTAGAACCCACCCAAGTCACCGTATCAGAAGTGATGACACATAATGTGTTGACGGTTCCTTCTGATACGACTGTACAAAAAGCGATGGAAATTATTACCGAAAAACGATTTCGTCATTTACCCGTAGTGGATAATGGCAAACTTGTCGGCATTATTTCCATCGGTGACATCACCCGTTGGATTATGTTGCAACAACAGCAAGAAATTTCAGCACTCACTGATTATATACACGGTTAATCAGGTATTGCTGGATAATATATTCCCTAACCGCGGCGTCGTTGGTTTTGCATCGTCTTCAGCTGATGACGATGTCGTTAACGGTACTAATGGCGGTGGAACACTATGCAGTAAAGAATAAGCTGGCAACAATTCCTTTCTTGGCGAACCTGGTTCAATTGTTGAACGCAATGGCGGAACAGGCTCACTGGTCTTGCGAGTGTATTTTGGTTGCTTTTTTTCCCGTGTTGCAATGGAGAGCAGCTTCCATTTTTTTAACAATTGCGATTCACCTTTTAAATCATATGAAGAACTGGAGCTAGGAATAGCAAGGGGGGGAATCGTGGGAAGAATGGGACTAGAGGAATTCGTTTGTACTGTTCTCGTGGGAACAAAAAATGGTTGTACTATCCCCTTGTATAATTCCGGGTTAAATGATTGCTGAAAAATAGGCGATTTCAAAAAAGAAGGCAATATTTTTTTAAATAGCGTAAATTCTTGAGCATCTGCCGCAGTATCTTTTGCCTCATTGCCTGTTCTTGGAATAATACGACGATATAATCCTAAGCCTTGTAAAATACCTGGGGTTAGAACGGTTGCCAATCCGTTTTCATCTACTTGATTAACAACTCGTTCACTCAATGCAAGATGGCTTAAGTTTAGAAATTGATGAATCACATAAGCACTTTCAAAGTGTTCTAAAGCACAGAGTTGACCAATTAATTGAATGATGGTATCCGATGCATCAATACGCGCAAAGGACATACATTGTTTAAATTCTTCTGTATTGTAAAGCCTATGCAATTGTTTTAATTGTTCAAGAAATATCTCAATGACCCGACGCGTTTCGGGAGTATCATGCAGTATATTTCCATTGCTCATCGCAAGTTTACAGGCTACAGCCCAATCATAATCATCAATGGGATAACACTTTGCATCGACCTCTTCAAACTCTTTTTCATGCTGTCTGAGTATTTCTTTATCTACAGTTTTTTTTGCCCGAATACTTTCAATTGTCTCACTTAAGATAATTTTTCGCTCTTTAGCTTCTTCCATTTCACTACGATGCTTTTTTATCGCAAGTTGGATACGGGTTGTAGGCTCATCACTTTGACTAAGAATTTCCTCTTGTAGGATTGCAAGTAGTGCATTGACCGCAGAAGTGCCTGTATATATGAAAATTTCCCTTCTTTGCATATCAATGAAATGTGGAGCAATATCTAAGATCCTGCGTACAATCGCTAGGGGGAATTGTGGGGGACTTTGCGTGGATGAGCCTGATAGCATATCGCACCTTTAAAATGAAAATGTTAAAAATATACCCAAGTTTATGGATCTAATCTTTAAAAGCAAGTAACTTTCATAAGAAAAGCTAATCAGATTACTAGAAACTACTAGCAAGTTGTTTGTAAAGCGCAAGGAATTTGCACACCTGAATAGAAATAAAAAAAGAAATTTTGCAGTCGTGCTAAGAAATATTCTTATATTTTACGATAACTCAAATAGAAATAAATAAATGAGGCAAGCGTACCTAACGCAATCACTATCGCTAAATTTGCCATTGTTTTATCATTCACTAGGGTAATAAGCGCTGTTGCTATCACACCAAACACATTCATATAAGTCGAAAAAATAGCCATTCTTCTCCCCATCGGTTCCTGGCATGCATCGATAGCACTTCGATTCAGCGGCGCAAAAGCAATGGCAGCCCCTAATGAAAAAAGCATTAATAAAAATACTAAAAGGTAAAGTGCTTGAGGCATTAAACAGCTTGCGATAACTAACAATAAGGCTGAAATTAATGCAAAGCTCATCCCTGAGTTAATTAAATAAATTGTGGGTACTTTTTCAGCGCAATAATGCACAATTTGTGTCCCAACAATAAATGCACCAAAAATAGCAAGTTGAATATAACCGTACTCTAAAGGGGTTTTATGGTAAGTCTCAATGATGATAAACGGGCTTTCAACTATCCAACAAATAAAGGACAAAAAGATTAAACAAAAAGGTAAAGCATAACAAAGAAACGCTCGTCGTTTTGCAATGTTAATAAAATCCCGTGTAATCTCTTTAAAATCTATTTTTATTTTTTGCTGATTGGTTTCTGGCATCACAACACCAATTAATAGCATCGCCACGAATGACCAACCTGCTAATAAATAAAAAATCGCTTGCCAATCAAAAAAAGTTAAGATTATTGCGCCAAGCAAAGGGCCAAATGCCGGCGCCAAAATGGAAACAGAGCCCATCATCGCAATAATCTTAATGGCCTGTTTCGTATGATAAAGCTCATGAATGGCAGCATAACCTGCAACAACCATTGAACAAACGGCACTTCCTTGAATAAATCTTGCTAATAAAAAGAGGGAGATATTAGGCGTGAGTGCACAAGTTAGGCTCGCTAATACATATAATACGCCACCCAGCATCAAAATAATCTTGCGGCCATAACGATCGGATAATGGGCCCATTAACAATTGCATTGAGGCAGAACCTAAAAACCAGAACAGTAACGTTTGTTCGGCTAAGTCTTGGCTTAACTGCATATCGCGGGAAATTTGCGGCAGACTAGGCAAATACATATCATTTGATAAATAAGTGGCTATTTCGTAGAACACCAGTGCCGCAGGGAATAAGAAAGATTTTTTAGAAATAGTCATGACACCGATGGATTGACGTAAAAGGATTGCACACTCTATCTATCATACTTGATAACTAAGATCTCTTCCAGCGTGTGCAATCACCTTCTTAATTTATTGATTTAATCGACAAATCAAAGTTGACGGTAACCTCATCTTTAATTTCATCTGTGCTTGCCCAATCACCTTGACCGACACCAAAAGCCGTTCGTTTGATCTTAGTCTCCCCTTTGACGTGAAATTTGTCTTTTTTATAATCATCGACGGTAAAATCAACAGCCAAAGGTAATTTTTTGTCTCTAATTTGCAACTCACCTTTAGCCTGATACGTATTATCTTTCACCTTAGTCACTTCTTTAGAAGTAAAAGTTGCTTCTTTATATTTTGTCACATCTAACCAATCGCTCATTTTTAAGGTGCTGACCAGCTCTTGATAACTAGCGTTCACTGAGCTCATATCAACGGTAATATTAATTTTGCATTGTTTGAGATCATCGGGCGAGAAATCAATGGTTCCGTTAACAGTTTTAAAACTTCCTTTGACAGGCGCATTATTCTGAAT is a genomic window containing:
- a CDS encoding fused MFS/spermidine synthase codes for the protein MFQILVGSGIFTSALLLFFIQPLLAKHLLPQFGGSAFVWVASILFFQSGLLLGYLYAYLLTKLPSVRAQVFIHFVLLAASLFFIPIHLDNIVIANNQWPPASVLLLLSSIILLPFTIISASSPLLQQWYCRIERTDFPYYFYSISNAGSLLGLLGYPLFIESLIGLKAQATVWTCLYLGYCFICLLCMSILFKTKPQALIPQHGDPVSSAKIGLWLFLSFLSSALLLAVTQFLTQNIINLPLMWVIPLGLYLITFIVTFAHAKSYDRNFWLASFAIWLGLTLWLIYKDVLVGYDVVLILLALLYSACMICHGELILHKPDQSALTAFYLIIALGGVLGSLFVNIVAYVLLGKWWDFYIPLLLISCVSLILIYQQLSGSESSWKQKIFVLGGIAAFLTLVVFNILKPQNEVIAEKRSLYGYIRVFDHIERNDQLSIRELRHGNTLHGMQFLNPQRQQWPTTYYTRNAGVGLAIEYLHEHLQRPINIAVIGLGTGTIASLALPKDHIDFYEVDENVNEFAHRYFTFLKQSAATTDVIVGDARLSMVKKRFAKDFKAYDLIVADAFNGDAIPFHLLTEEAMSLYRQLLAKDGIIAFHISNIFINLVPVTSQLAQKQGFEHYWLKNNSDRKIGQAKSDWVLVSANPELASWFAAHHITPERPDSNYKIDWTDDNNSILPLLKIKLL
- a CDS encoding YceI family protein; amino-acid sequence: MSIISKILTTSFILLPMLALADVPKWQIDSNESKLGFIAIQNNAPVKGSFKTVNGTIDFSPDDLKQCKINITVDMSSVNASYQELVSTLKMSDWLDVTKYKEATFTSKEVTKVKDNTYQAKGELQIRDKKLPLAVDFTVDDYKKDKFHVKGETKIKRTAFGVGQGDWASTDEIKDEVTVNFDLSIKSIN
- a CDS encoding CBS domain-containing protein, whose translation is MQTPLSILLKEKSSKVQTITANDTCYDCAALLSQLGIGALLVMEGDKVQGIISERDLINKLVSKKLEPTQVTVSEVMTHNVLTVPSDTTVQKAMEIITEKRFRHLPVVDNGKLVGIISIGDITRWIMLQQQQEISALTDYIHG
- a CDS encoding Bcr/CflA family efflux MFS transporter; the protein is MTISKKSFLFPAALVFYEIATYLSNDMYLPSLPQISRDMQLSQDLAEQTLLFWFLGSASMQLLMGPLSDRYGRKIILMLGGVLYVLASLTCALTPNISLFLLARFIQGSAVCSMVVAGYAAIHELYHTKQAIKIIAMMGSVSILAPAFGPLLGAIILTFFDWQAIFYLLAGWSFVAMLLIGVVMPETNQQKIKIDFKEITRDFINIAKRRAFLCYALPFCLIFLSFICWIVESPFIIIETYHKTPLEYGYIQLAIFGAFIVGTQIVHYCAEKVPTIYLINSGMSFALISALLLVIASCLMPQALYLLVFLLMLFSLGAAIAFAPLNRSAIDACQEPMGRRMAIFSTYMNVFGVIATALITLVNDKTMANLAIVIALGTLASFIYFYLSYRKI
- a CDS encoding cation:proton antiporter codes for the protein MLIAGLMTILCHRFRQPVVLGYIVVGMIVGPHTPPFSFIQDNNTIQTLAELGVIFLMFSLGLEFNLRKLSKVGKAASFATFLEIILMTALGYWLGRFFQWNHADSIFLGAMLAISSTTIILKALEELGMKKKKFAQLIFGILILEDIFAIAILALLSTISITGSMHAEDFIITLGKLGTFLVVSLFLGILIIPRLLTYIAKFNNREMLLISVLGICFGFCLLVIKLGYSVALGAFIIGAIMAESRQLQVIETLIMPLRDMFSAIFFVSVGLMFDPNVFITHFYPIIGITVAVILGKVISSSLGILITGKSGKTAMRVGLGLAQIGEFSFIIATLGITLNVTSSFLYPIAVSVSAITTLLTPYLIKHSDSISNGISFVVPKFMSTAFDKYKNWLNAHHAKTNTNLDRYKFFNLIQIIINLFIVMGIFLIFAYLLGTPWGDFLLSISNHYIQKAILWALALIVSLPFLIAAYRKIKFLCLLLTELNIKDDKTGLKLKWHKIIAELIPIFSLISIMLFVSALSISILPPLELLIMISIVVTIIIALLYNWFIKLHSRLKDIFLETFQNHDNEKSE